The region CGCGTTACCCCCGGCATCGCACTTGATGATCCGCTGCTGATGATGGGCATGCCTCCGGCACTGACCGCAGCTACCGGTATGGATGCTCTGACTCACTCCGTTGAAGCATGGGTTTCCACCATCGCGACCCCCATCACTGACGCTTGTGCTGAAAAATCTATCCGTCTGATCAATAAATTCCTGCGTCGCGCAGTTGCCAACGGACAGGACATCGAAGCACGCGAAGGCATGTGTTACGCACAGTATCTCGGTGGTATGGCCTTTAACAACGCATCTCTTGGTCACGTACACGCCATGGCTCACCAGCTTGGTGGTTTCTATGACCTGCCTCACGGCGAATGCAACGCTATTCTCCTGCCCTACGTTGAGCAGCACAACCTGATTGCACACGTAGACCGTTTCGCCACCATGGCTGAATGGCTCGGTGTGAACACTGACGGAATGTCTAAGCGTGATGCAGCTGACGCAGCACTGGATGCTATCCGCCAGCTCTCCGCTGACGTTGGTATTCCTTCCGGCCTCATCGCTCTCGGCGAAAAATACGGCAAGAAGGTTTCCGAAAAGGATATCCCGACTATGACAGAAAACGCTCAGAAAGATGCCTGCGGTCTCACCAACCCCAGAATGATGACTGACGAAGCTGTCGCAGCAATCTATAAGGCTGCCTTATAGCATAAAACCCATCCTGCCTGCGGCTTTACGGTGCCGCAGGCAGGATGTACAACTGTATTTACGGATCACTACCACATGCGGCTCTAATAGACCGCCCCCACCCCCGGTACCTTGGAAACCAATGCAATCGGGCCTGCTCCTCAACCCTGCCCTCAATTCTGACATCTTCTTTTTTTTAATTTCTGTATCTTTTCATCTACTGCATAACTGTCTATTGTGCTTGACTCATAATATCTCTACTACTTCCTTTAAAAATATTCTTATCCAAGGAAAGCACAATGTTCATTCTGGAAAAACCATATGTATCCGACCTGTTAAAAAACACCCTCGCGGAACTTGGTAAACCCGTACTTGAAAACGAAACAGCTTGTAAGGAACTGCGTGATACCGCTGTCTGCCTCACACCGGGGCATGAATTCACGGCAGAATACAACAACGACCGTTCCCGGCCTGTCTACTCCAACTCGGAAAACGCAATTGACTGGATTGATAACAATCTGGACAGCGGCGGACTGCCTGCTAAAATCAGACTTTTCAAGGACAAAGGTGCGTTCCGCGATCTGGTTAGGGACATGTATCCCGACTTTTTCTACCGCACTGTTAAATTCGAGGAACTTGATACCGTCCGTGTGGAAGACCTGCCCATCCCTTGTGTAATTAAGCCCAGCGTCGGCTTTTTCAGCCTCGGGGTGCACATGGTAGAATCTGCTGCAGGCTGGAAACAAGCCGTTGAAGCAATTAAGAATGAAGTGGAACAAATTAAGACCATGTATCCGGCAAAAGTACTTGAGCTGGACAACTTCATCATAGAGGAATGCATTGAAGGCGAGGAGTTTGCTGTAGACGCCTACTTTGGCCCAGAAGGCAATCCGGTAATCATCAATATCCTCGGACATTTATTCGCCTCAAGCGAGGACGTGAGCGACCGCTGCTACATAACCTCGACCGATATTATCACCAAACACCACGCCAATTTTCTTCAGCTGTTGCAAGAAATCGGCAGTCGGGCGAAACTGAAAAATTTCCCCATTCATATTGAAATACGTAGCGACAAGCAGGGCAACCTCGGTGTCATCGAGGTCAATCCCATGCGTTTCGCCGGCTGGTGCGTAACCGATCTGGCCCACTACGCGTACGGCATCAATCCCTATAAATATTTTATGGAAGGGTTGAAACCGGACTGGAAGAAAATCTCCGGCTGCTGCGATGGTAAAGTATACGCCATGATTATCGGGGACATCGATTCAACCGTAGACCGCAAGAGGATAAAATCCGTGGACTACGAAAGATTCAAGGCCAATTTTACCAAGCCGCTTGAATTAAGAAAGATTAATTACAAAGAGCATCCTGTTTTTGCCTTTATCTTCGCTGAAGTAGATGCTGATAATATGGAAGAATTAAAGAAAATGCTGCATGCTGATTTTACACCATACCTGAACTTTTAAACCCCGCCTTTGACAATGGCGGACATTTACGGCAGATTCCGGTTATTGTAACAACCCCTCAAGGAGAGAGCATGAGTTCAACAATCGAAGATTTGACTATACATTACGAAGAAGACGACCAGATAATTGTAAAAGAACTGGATAAAGAAGTTCTGACCAAGGGCGCGTGGACAACTATCATGTTTCGCTACAAACAGTTGGATCGTAAAACCGGCGAATACGGCAAAGATATGTATACAATCCGCCGTTTCCGCAAAATGAAAGGCGAATACCGCCCGCAGTCCAAATTCAATATCTCAAGCCCTGACCAGGCCCGCAAGATCATCAATGCTCTTGAAGGCTGGATCAAAGATCTGGAAGATTAAACCCTTGCTGATCGCAAATTGCCGCAGGCAATAAAAAACTCCGCCCGAAATATCGAGCGGAGTTTTTTTTATACTCAGCGAGGCGGCAGATTACTGCCGTAAAAAATCAGCAAAAGATCAACATCAAGACCGCCCCCAGCTGCGTTTACAAAATAGACATAAGTCGTTCCGATACGCCCCTGCTTCTTAAATTTCATCCAGATCAGACACGAAAACGGAATGGACTAAAATAAAATACGATACGTAGACCATGAAAAAACATGGATCAGCTACCTCATAATTAATTTACAGTATACGCTCCGCCCTGCTCTACTTTCTGCACAGTGGAATTGGTAATCGTGAACCAGAGAAATTCACTGAATTTGGTACCCAACTCATTTTTTTCACTGTAGGTACAACCCACCAGCCATCCTGAATCAGTGTAGTAGCAGTCGGTTGCGGATTCCATTTCCAGCGTTTCCGGGGACATGGAATTATTCACCAAGTATTTCTTCACTTCAGGGTAGTATTTACGATCTGCGGAAAGCTTGGGTTTGGGCCCGAATTTGTCCAGCTCTTTCATGAAAGATTCATACTTTTCGCGATACCGTTCATACTTACTTTTATAAAATTTTTCGCCGGGGTTAAGCTGCATCAGCTCTTCGTAGATATCCATATTGGCTTTGAAGTCACGCACAGGCAAAGCCTGAGCCTGTGCGTACAGTTTACGCTCAAGCCTTTTACGCAGTTTTTTATCATAACCCTTCAATTCCTTGCGGTACTTGCTGTTCTCCGGGTTAAGGTCAGCCAGCTCGGCATAATATTTGGCGAGGTCGGCATAATTCCATTTAGATGTCCGGTCAATTCGGTCAAGCAGATCCTTTTCCGTGGCCAGCTGAATCATTGCCTTCAGCTCATCATTCATAAGCTCTTTATTCTGCTCTGCAACAGTCAGGGCTGTTTCGGCATTTCCGGTCTCAATCAGCCTCTTCATGGCATCTATTACTTTAGCCCTTTGTGCCGCCTGCTTTTCCGTGAGGATGCGCTGCTTTTCAATCCTGTTCTGTTCGGCAATACGTGCTTTTTCCTCGGCAATAGACTGCTGCACTGTAAAAATTAAGTACCCGGCAACGAGCAGGGCTATCCCTCCGGCAACACTGGCCAGCAAAATCTTCCGCGACTGTATAAATTCTTTAATCTTATCAATATTCATGACAGCAAAGATACGGACAGCTCACACCCCCGTCAACAAAACATAAGGGACGAGCACATTTTTTTTTTGCTTTTTTCCCTAAACAATTCTCAAGGGAATCCGATATGACCTACAAGAAAGGAATTATGGTCATGTTAATAAACGCATCAGCATTAAAAAATAATTACGGAGCTCCGGCTTTACTGGAAAACGGTTCTCCGCTTTTAGGCGGGAGTCGAACTTCCGGCGTTAGAGCGACGCGCCTGAACACTTCGGCCCCGCCTGTAAATACTGCTGACCAATTTGCGCAGTTAATCGCTCAAAAGACCATTTCTCCAGACCAAACAGATAAAATCCAGAAGGGTTCCGAGGGTGACGCGCAGATCCCCAAGGACCCTTCTGATCTGGCCGGGGCACTGGCAAGCGCAGCCGACTTCATCGAAGGTAAATTCGGGCATAAAGCAGCCACAGCCTTCAAAGGCATCGTAATTGCCAATTCCGGAGACCAGATCACTGAGGATTCGCTGAGCAACGGGCTGTTGAAATCCATCCAGTTTATTGACCGCAACTTCGGATTTGCAGCCGGAGATCAGGTCATGGACAATTTCAATTCCAATCTCAACAGCGCCATCAACGACTACTTTGAAAATGGCTTGCAGGAACATTTCTTTGCAGTCAGCCCCGAAGCGGGAATCTCAGGGGGTGCCGGCCTGACTCTGAAGAACACTTTCGCACAGGTCAGCCAGCAGTTCGGTGAAGATACCGCTGACAACATCAAGAGCCTGATCGATCAGGTCCTTGAGGACGAGGGCAACAGTCTGGATTCTTTTAAAAAGGGTCTCGACGAAAGCTTAGCCGAAGCGGAAAAGACCAATCCCGGAATTACAGATCTTGCTGCTCCTCTGGCTGCCGGGGAAATTATGGATAAGCTTCAATCCGGCAGCTCAGTTACGGCTCCGTCCCCCGGATCTGTGCTCAATATTTCAGTATAGCCGCCGAGAATCTACTCCGCCCGATTCAATCTACCTAATTTACTGTTCAAACCTCATTTTTTTTGCTATCTGCAAGTAATCCAGTTCAATAAGCATTAAACGGAGGAGTAAGGATATGAGCTTTTTCTGGTTTTTCTTCGGCCTCGCAATGACTATTACCGCTATTGCCTTCATCAAAGCCGGTAGCCACGAAGACTAGTCATTCAGTTAACGGGTGGTGCCCGTTGTATTTTTTGTAAGCCCGCTTTATGCGGGCTTTTTTTATGTCCGTCTTTCAGGTAAATGTGCATAAAACATAAACCCCAAAAAACGGACGACCCGTGACCAGACAGGAAATACTCAACCGGATCAACAAAAACAGCTCTGCATGGAGCATCGTACCCAGCGTCTTCAAAAATGAAACGGGCGAACCGGAATTTGAAATGCTGCTGGCAAATGCTGAAATGCATGACCCCGGCACGGCATCCCTTCATTTCCGGGAAACACGCTGCGGCGGTTTTGAATACGCATCCCGGGCATTTCTGCACGCACACCTACAACCGGACGACCTGTTTATTGATGTCGGGGCTCACTTCGGACTCTACACCCTGACTGCGGCCGTAAAATTTCAGGACCGGGTTTCGGTACTGGCTGTTGAACCACATCCGGAAAATCTGAAAAGACTCTCCCTGTGGTGTGAACTCAATGAATGCGCCTCGAATGTTACCGTCGCGCACTGCGCCGCATCCTCGTACAGCGGACAGGGAGACCTGATTCAAAATTCCTCCATGGGACACAGCCTTGTGCCCCAGCCCGGCAACCGCAGTCAGGGAAAAACTCTGCCGGTACGTCTGGAAACTCTGGACAATATCGCCAGCCAGACCGGTTATATGAATTCGGACCGGCCTGTTATCCTGAAAATCGATACTGAAGGTCATGAACTTGCTACTCTAAAGGGAGGGCTGGAGCTACTTAAAACCGGACGTGTAAAGGCCATAATCTGGGAGAAAGGACACTTCCATAACTCCCAAAAAGGTATTCAGGAATTCAAAGCCATCATGGGCCTGTTACGTGATCTGGGCTACGACTCCTACCGCTTTCCCCATGAGGATATGGGCGGACCGCTGGTCCCATATGCCCCCAGCCATGAATTATGTAATGTAATCAGCATTGACAGATCCGTGGAGCCCCAGAAGAACTATGAGCAGCCGTGGTCCGCGCACTCTGTAATGTCGCACGGTATGCGCCCGTCGGTTTCAAAAAATTTCATGATCGGCTTCACCGAGGAACTCATTGAAACCAAAAAGACCGACTGCGGACGCTGGGCCCGCTGGAATCAGCTGGGTAATGAGGCGGACCTGCGAGCCGGGATGGCCGGCCAGCTGATCCCGGAAGGCAGCAGAGTTCTTGATGCAGGGGCCGGCCTGATGATGCTGAGGGATTACATCCCTGAAAGCTGCACATATACCCCGCTGGACATAGTGGCCCGCAACAGAAACACATTGGTAGCGGACCTGAACCAGCAGCACTTCCCGGATGAGAGCTATGATGTCATATGCGCGCTGTTCCTGCTGGAGTTTCTGCATGAGCCGCAATTATTTTTTGACTGGACCTTCAACAAATCGGAAAAGTTGATTTTCATCTACCATCCGCTTTTACCGGGAGGAACCACGGAAGAACGCAGGGCGGCAGGTTTTTTTAATGACTTCACTGCGGTAGAACTTAAATCCATGGCTCTGCAGGCTGGTTGGAAAAAAGTTTCCGTCACTGATATTTCTTTTGGGCAGGCTTGTTTTGAATGTTTAAAATAAGGACAGACTATGAAAATTTATTCCTGGAATGTTAACGGATACCGAGCGGTAGTAAAAAAGAACTTCACAGAATGGTTTGAGCAGTGCGACGGCGATGTGGTCATGGTGCAGGAAACCAAAGCCCATCCCGACCAGATTCCCGAAGAACACCGCGACTATGCAGGGTATGAATCATTATGGAACTGGTCCAAAGTAAAAAAAGGTTATTCCGGTACGGCCTGCTTTTCACGGCTGCCGGTAATCTCCCACTCCTTCGGACTGGCCGATGATAAATATCAGGGCGAAGGAAGGGTTGTGCTCATGGAATACGAACACTTTTACCTGTTCAACATTTATTATCCTAACGGACAGATGAACGACGAACGGCTTGAGTTCAAAATGGGTTTTTACGACAGCTTTCTGGAATATGCGCAGGAGCTGCGCAAGAAAAAGCCCATCGTGGTCGGCGGTGATTTTAATACCGCACACAAGGAAATAGATCTCAAAAACCCCAAAGCCAACTCGGAAAGATCCGGCTTTCTGCCCATTGAACGGGCATGGCTCGATAAATTCATCGACCACGGCTATGTGGATACCTTCAGAATGTTTGATGACAGTCCGGGCAAGTACTCATGGTGGAGCTACCGTTTCAACGCCCGCAAAAACAACGCCGGATGGCGCATCGATTACTTTTTCGTCTCCGAAGAATTAAAGGACAATGTAAAAAATGCATGG is a window of Maridesulfovibrio sp. DNA encoding:
- a CDS encoding iron-containing alcohol dehydrogenase encodes the protein MAVREQVNGFFIPSVTLIGIGAHKEIPARIKALGGKKPLLVTDKGITGVGITQQIVDILKAEGMDCIVYDETIPNPTDKNVADGVKAYQDNGCDSLITLGGGSSHDCGKGVGLVVANGGKIHDFEGVDKSTKPMPPYVAVNTTAGTASEMTRFCIITDTSRKVKMAIVDWRVTPGIALDDPLLMMGMPPALTAATGMDALTHSVEAWVSTIATPITDACAEKSIRLINKFLRRAVANGQDIEAREGMCYAQYLGGMAFNNASLGHVHAMAHQLGGFYDLPHGECNAILLPYVEQHNLIAHVDRFATMAEWLGVNTDGMSKRDAADAALDAIRQLSADVGIPSGLIALGEKYGKKVSEKDIPTMTENAQKDACGLTNPRMMTDEAVAAIYKAAL
- a CDS encoding ATP-grasp domain-containing protein codes for the protein MFILEKPYVSDLLKNTLAELGKPVLENETACKELRDTAVCLTPGHEFTAEYNNDRSRPVYSNSENAIDWIDNNLDSGGLPAKIRLFKDKGAFRDLVRDMYPDFFYRTVKFEELDTVRVEDLPIPCVIKPSVGFFSLGVHMVESAAGWKQAVEAIKNEVEQIKTMYPAKVLELDNFIIEECIEGEEFAVDAYFGPEGNPVIINILGHLFASSEDVSDRCYITSTDIITKHHANFLQLLQEIGSRAKLKNFPIHIEIRSDKQGNLGVIEVNPMRFAGWCVTDLAHYAYGINPYKYFMEGLKPDWKKISGCCDGKVYAMIIGDIDSTVDRKRIKSVDYERFKANFTKPLELRKINYKEHPVFAFIFAEVDADNMEELKKMLHADFTPYLNF
- a CDS encoding class I SAM-dependent methyltransferase; translated protein: MTRQEILNRINKNSSAWSIVPSVFKNETGEPEFEMLLANAEMHDPGTASLHFRETRCGGFEYASRAFLHAHLQPDDLFIDVGAHFGLYTLTAAVKFQDRVSVLAVEPHPENLKRLSLWCELNECASNVTVAHCAASSYSGQGDLIQNSSMGHSLVPQPGNRSQGKTLPVRLETLDNIASQTGYMNSDRPVILKIDTEGHELATLKGGLELLKTGRVKAIIWEKGHFHNSQKGIQEFKAIMGLLRDLGYDSYRFPHEDMGGPLVPYAPSHELCNVISIDRSVEPQKNYEQPWSAHSVMSHGMRPSVSKNFMIGFTEELIETKKTDCGRWARWNQLGNEADLRAGMAGQLIPEGSRVLDAGAGLMMLRDYIPESCTYTPLDIVARNRNTLVADLNQQHFPDESYDVICALFLLEFLHEPQLFFDWTFNKSEKLIFIYHPLLPGGTTEERRAAGFFNDFTAVELKSMALQAGWKKVSVTDISFGQACFECLK
- a CDS encoding exodeoxyribonuclease III — protein: MKIYSWNVNGYRAVVKKNFTEWFEQCDGDVVMVQETKAHPDQIPEEHRDYAGYESLWNWSKVKKGYSGTACFSRLPVISHSFGLADDKYQGEGRVVLMEYEHFYLFNIYYPNGQMNDERLEFKMGFYDSFLEYAQELRKKKPIVVGGDFNTAHKEIDLKNPKANSERSGFLPIERAWLDKFIDHGYVDTFRMFDDSPGKYSWWSYRFNARKNNAGWRIDYFFVSEELKDNVKNAWIESDILGSDHCPIGIELSFP